Proteins encoded together in one Entomobacter blattae window:
- the mreC gene encoding rod shape-determining protein MreC: protein MLPLSLQTRQALSKLGFPVLFLMGCLVVLLGVISPGMVRHVRVAAADYVAPVYGVLTGMREKLDHSIHAMAVFTSMHSRYSRLEKENEELKHWYDVALLLSAENRDLKANLNWIPDKALSFVTGRVITETGGVYNQAVLISVDERHSIKSGNIALDRFGLAGRVTEVGERSARVLLISDNTSRIPVFLEHSRASAIMVGNNSLQPRLTYFSNGHNPVEGERVVTGNNINNLPAGIPIGSVHYVQPNVAEVVPYADLAHLNILRIFDYGLSAITPPEVPGRIVPATKGRSGKPSVFLLSPEEEHKAG, encoded by the coding sequence GTGCTTCCTTTGTCACTTCAGACTCGGCAGGCTTTATCAAAACTGGGCTTTCCTGTGCTGTTTTTAATGGGGTGCTTGGTTGTTTTGCTTGGGGTTATAAGCCCAGGGATGGTTCGTCATGTACGGGTTGCTGCAGCGGATTATGTAGCCCCTGTTTATGGGGTCCTTACGGGAATGCGTGAAAAATTAGATCACTCCATTCATGCTATGGCAGTTTTTACAAGCATGCATTCACGCTATAGCCGTCTTGAAAAAGAGAATGAGGAACTGAAACATTGGTATGATGTGGCTTTGCTCCTTTCTGCTGAAAATAGAGACTTGAAGGCAAATCTTAACTGGATTCCTGATAAAGCCTTATCCTTTGTAACAGGACGGGTTATTACTGAAACGGGCGGTGTCTATAATCAAGCTGTGCTAATTTCAGTCGATGAAAGACACAGCATAAAGTCTGGCAATATTGCTTTAGACCGGTTTGGTTTGGCAGGGCGTGTAACCGAAGTGGGGGAACGTTCGGCCCGGGTATTGCTCATTTCTGATAACACCAGCCGGATCCCTGTTTTTCTTGAGCACTCTCGTGCCTCTGCTATTATGGTGGGCAATAATAGTCTTCAACCCCGTTTGACCTATTTTAGTAACGGGCATAACCCTGTTGAGGGGGAACGGGTGGTTACAGGAAATAATATTAATAACCTACCTGCAGGAATTCCTATTGGGTCTGTGCATTACGTGCAACCGAATGTAGCCGAGGTGGTACCTTACGCGGATTTGGCGCATCTGAATATTCTGAGAATTTTTGATTATGGTCTCTCGGCGATAACACCTCCTGAAGTTCCGGGGCGTATTGTCCCTGCTACGAAAGGACGGAGTGGAAAACCATCTGTTTTTCTGCTATCTCCAGAAGAAGAACATAAAGCCGGATAA
- a CDS encoding rod shape-determining protein has protein sequence MFSRLLAFMSADMAIDLGTANTLVYVKGKGIVLNEPSVVAIVDVKGKRQVLAVGEEAKSMVGRTPGNIVAIRPLRDGVIADFEVAEQMIKYFIRKVHNRRAFASPQIIICVPSGSTAVERRAIQESAESAGARNVQLIEEPMAAAIGAGIAVTEPSGSMVVDIGGGTTEVAVISLGGIVMSRSLRVAGDKMDEAIVSYVRRYHNLLIGESTAERIKIDIGAAARVNHNPGEEPAAEVKGRDLIHGIPREIRLTQSDIADALNESVRQIVDSVLVTLENTPPELAADIVDKGIVMTGGGAKLRYFDEVLRQETGLPVIIAEDALSCVALGTGQALEEMQRLRGVLTSMY, from the coding sequence ATGTTTTCGCGTCTGTTAGCGTTTATGTCAGCTGATATGGCTATTGATTTGGGTACCGCCAATACTTTGGTTTATGTGAAAGGTAAGGGAATCGTTTTAAACGAGCCTTCCGTTGTAGCCATTGTTGATGTTAAAGGAAAAAGACAAGTACTCGCAGTGGGGGAAGAAGCGAAAAGCATGGTGGGGCGTACTCCCGGCAATATCGTTGCTATCCGCCCCTTGCGAGATGGCGTTATTGCAGACTTTGAAGTTGCAGAACAGATGATAAAATATTTTATCAGAAAAGTTCATAACCGGCGGGCTTTTGCCAGCCCCCAGATTATTATTTGCGTGCCTTCTGGTTCTACAGCAGTAGAGCGCAGGGCGATTCAGGAAAGTGCTGAAAGTGCCGGTGCCCGAAATGTACAGCTGATAGAAGAGCCCATGGCCGCGGCCATTGGGGCGGGTATTGCCGTTACCGAGCCCTCAGGAAGTATGGTGGTTGATATTGGCGGGGGAACAACGGAAGTTGCTGTTATTTCCTTGGGGGGGATTGTTATGTCTCGCTCATTAAGGGTTGCTGGAGATAAGATGGATGAGGCCATTGTTTCTTACGTGAGGCGTTATCATAACCTGCTGATAGGAGAAAGCACCGCAGAGCGGATAAAGATAGATATTGGTGCTGCTGCAAGGGTTAACCATAATCCTGGGGAAGAACCCGCTGCAGAGGTAAAGGGTAGGGATCTCATTCATGGCATTCCTAGGGAAATTCGTCTTACCCAGTCTGATATTGCTGATGCGTTGAATGAATCTGTTCGCCAGATTGTCGATTCTGTGTTGGTCACTCTTGAAAATACGCCCCCTGAACTGGCTGCCGATATTGTTGACAAAGGAATTGTTATGACAGGGGGGGGTGCCAAACTACGCTATTTTGATGAAGTTCTAAGGCAGGAGACTGGCTTACCTGTTATTATTGCCGAAGATGCCCTTTCTTGTGTAGCCTTAGGCACGGGGCAAGCGTTAGAAGAGATGCAGCGCCTACGAGGGGTGCTTACAAGTATGTATTAA
- the mrdA gene encoding penicillin-binding protein 2, which produces MESAQFAKGQSVFTRRALLLIGVQTTAFGALGYRLYNLQMYEGEKYKKMAQKNQVSTRYLTPPRGRIVDRSSIEIATNKVNWRALIMPEETSDFEGTLKRFSDLIYLDDRNLERIAKEMKHKRRYVPVMLKSFLTWDEMAKIQLNAPTLPGVMIDVGTTRDYPFGPLLAHVVGYVAPPSEKDVAKDASLALPGMRIGRAGIEETQEPFLRGKAGSVEMEVNSVGRILAELNRNEGVPGDEIELTIDTRLQQSVKNLLGEEAASAVVMDCRNGEVVAMVSNPSFDPSLFDSGVSRAQWQEWSTDPRTPLINKAVTGVYPPGSTFKPAVALSALQAGSINPHDRVLCRGYIDVGGTRFHCWAKHGHGSVDLKAALKFSCDVYFYEIARKTGMENIKKGSEALGLATRLPIELPHSQVGLIPTPEWRKRHGHHWNGGDTIVSGIGQGFVHVTPLQLATYAARIATGRAVDPHLVRAVDGNVSDKEKPDYWPELPFPVQDLDVIRQGMYAVVNEARGTAPKARLNLPGIQMAGKTGSAQVRRVSRALRESGHFNSQNLPWEYRPHALFICYAPYDAPRYALSVVIEHGNAAAQVAAPMARDIMRETLLKDPASIKKQSENQFRKSKETPHAAQAGSSAHSDENNQDEKGYNKKEKAP; this is translated from the coding sequence GTGGAATCTGCTCAGTTTGCAAAAGGTCAAAGTGTTTTTACCCGTCGGGCATTGCTATTGATAGGGGTGCAGACGACAGCCTTTGGAGCACTGGGGTATCGATTATATAACCTTCAGATGTATGAAGGTGAAAAATACAAAAAAATGGCCCAGAAAAATCAGGTGAGTACCCGCTACCTCACTCCGCCTCGTGGCCGTATTGTAGACCGTTCTTCCATTGAAATTGCCACCAATAAGGTCAACTGGCGTGCGTTAATCATGCCAGAGGAAACCAGCGATTTTGAGGGAACACTTAAGCGTTTTTCTGATTTGATCTATTTGGATGATCGAAATTTGGAGCGTATCGCCAAGGAAATGAAGCATAAAAGGCGTTATGTGCCTGTTATGCTCAAAAGTTTTCTTACTTGGGACGAAATGGCCAAAATTCAGCTCAATGCTCCGACCTTGCCCGGGGTGATGATTGATGTGGGAACCACCCGGGATTATCCGTTTGGTCCCTTATTGGCGCATGTTGTAGGCTATGTTGCCCCCCCGAGTGAGAAAGATGTTGCCAAGGATGCCTCCTTGGCCTTGCCAGGAATGCGCATAGGCCGGGCAGGGATAGAGGAAACCCAAGAGCCCTTTTTAAGAGGCAAAGCCGGCAGTGTTGAAATGGAGGTGAACTCTGTTGGAAGAATACTGGCAGAGCTTAACCGTAATGAAGGTGTTCCTGGCGATGAAATAGAGCTGACCATTGATACGCGGCTCCAGCAGTCTGTCAAAAATCTCCTAGGGGAAGAGGCAGCAAGTGCGGTGGTGATGGATTGCAGAAATGGTGAAGTGGTCGCCATGGTTAGCAACCCATCTTTTGATCCCAGCCTTTTTGACAGTGGAGTAAGCCGAGCACAGTGGCAGGAATGGTCAACGGATCCACGAACTCCCCTTATCAATAAGGCCGTTACCGGGGTTTATCCTCCGGGATCAACCTTTAAACCTGCGGTCGCTCTTTCAGCTTTGCAGGCAGGTAGTATTAACCCTCATGATCGGGTGCTCTGCCGGGGATATATTGACGTAGGGGGCACTCGTTTTCACTGCTGGGCTAAGCATGGCCATGGTTCAGTAGATTTAAAGGCGGCCTTAAAATTTTCGTGTGACGTTTATTTTTATGAGATTGCTCGTAAAACAGGGATGGAGAATATAAAGAAGGGGTCTGAAGCATTAGGGTTGGCGACACGGTTGCCAATAGAGTTGCCACACTCGCAAGTCGGGCTTATTCCAACGCCTGAATGGCGAAAACGTCATGGCCACCATTGGAATGGAGGAGATACAATTGTTAGTGGAATTGGGCAGGGCTTTGTGCATGTTACCCCTTTACAGCTGGCGACATATGCTGCCCGTATTGCCACAGGGCGGGCAGTAGACCCCCATTTGGTCAGAGCGGTAGATGGGAATGTGAGCGATAAGGAAAAGCCAGACTATTGGCCAGAACTGCCTTTCCCCGTGCAAGATCTGGATGTTATTAGACAGGGAATGTATGCTGTTGTTAATGAGGCAAGAGGAACAGCCCCCAAGGCGCGTTTGAATTTACCAGGCATTCAAATGGCTGGTAAAACGGGTTCTGCACAGGTCAGGCGTGTTTCTAGGGCATTGCGTGAGAGTGGGCATTTTAATTCTCAGAATCTGCCATGGGAATATCGCCCTCATGCCCTATTTATTTGCTATGCCCCGTATGATGCGCCGCGTTATGCTTTGTCTGTGGTAATAGAACATGGCAATGCTGCTGCTCAGGTTGCAGCCCCCATGGCGCGAGATATTATGCGAGAAACCTTGCTCAAGGACCCAGCATCCATTAAAAAGCAGTCAGAAAACCAGTTTCGAAAAAGTAAAGAGACTCCTCATGCGGCACAAGCGGGTTCATCGGCTCATTCTGATGAGAATAACCAAGATGAAAAAGGGTACAACAAGAAAGAAAAAGCCCCATGA
- a CDS encoding N-acetylmuramoyl-L-alanine amidase family protein: protein MLPSQASQGSSKGGGKLSAPHVLRHAQPSLPVVMLDPGHGGKDPGAIGFSGTYEKHVAIAAAQALRQQLQATGKYRVVMSRSGDRFIPLDGRVEMAHRHKASLFMSIHADALPTHSVRGASVYTLSGRASDSQSAALAATENNADRYGNVRFQSATPEVQAILASLVKDETRRGSQYMANSVVSAFQSRVGLLSHPHRRAGFVVLKSADIPSVLVEMGFMSNRLDEAALRQVAYRNVIASALCGAVNHYFSSVYGKSHSFVG, encoded by the coding sequence ATTTTGCCCTCACAGGCTTCTCAAGGGTCCTCTAAGGGGGGAGGAAAGCTTTCTGCGCCCCATGTTCTGCGGCATGCCCAACCCAGCTTGCCGGTGGTCATGCTTGACCCAGGCCATGGGGGGAAAGACCCAGGTGCTATTGGTTTTTCAGGAACTTACGAAAAACATGTCGCCATTGCGGCAGCCCAGGCGTTAAGGCAACAGCTTCAAGCGACAGGAAAATATCGTGTCGTGATGTCGCGGAGTGGGGATAGGTTTATTCCTCTCGATGGCCGTGTAGAAATGGCCCATCGGCACAAGGCCTCTCTGTTTATGTCTATTCATGCAGATGCGCTACCCACTCATTCGGTAAGGGGTGCTAGTGTGTATACGCTTTCTGGGCGTGCCTCCGATAGTCAGTCAGCTGCTTTGGCTGCAACCGAAAATAACGCAGACCGCTATGGGAATGTGCGTTTTCAATCTGCTACTCCCGAGGTGCAAGCTATATTAGCCTCGCTGGTGAAGGATGAGACAAGGCGGGGTTCACAATATATGGCCAATAGCGTTGTTTCCGCTTTTCAGTCTCGCGTTGGGCTTTTATCTCATCCTCACCGTCGAGCGGGGTTTGTTGTTCTTAAATCTGCAGATATTCCCTCTGTGTTGGTAGAAATGGGGTTTATGTCTAATCGTTTGGATGAAGCTGCTTTAAGACAGGTAGCCTATAGGAATGTTATTGCATCAGCTCTTTGCGGAGCTGTCAATCATTATTTTTCATCCGTTTATGGTAAAAGCCATAGTTTTGTGGGCTAA